A single region of the Malus sylvestris chromosome 8, drMalSylv7.2, whole genome shotgun sequence genome encodes:
- the LOC126633391 gene encoding G-type lectin S-receptor-like serine/threonine-protein kinase At5g35370 — translation MGSFLFIPTVFLPFLLFILVSGGSFSEFIYPDFSASHFHFIDNAGAFLSSRNGTFKAAIVNPDANQLNFYLCIIHTASNTIIWTANRDASISASAEMNLTAKGISISDDDGNPVWSTPQFKSSVSALLLNEMGNLILLDQFNRSLWESFQNATDTIVNGQHLPVGSFLSSTLSNFSTGDYRLVLSGSDAILQWHGQTYWKLSMDTSAYTNSNTIVEYMAINGRGLQLLGRNGTVVVIQVLLSPSEFRIAKLDSSGKFIVQRFSGTDWKQEFVGPAGDCQIPSVCGRLGLCTASTTHSCSCPANFLVGSQDTGGCVPSGSYSLPVPCNSTDNSSQLNSPAVSYFRLDYGTDYFSNIFSDPVRYGVNLSTCQDLCSKDCSCLGIFYGNSSGSCYTLKDDLGSIFVSEGAQNDLLGYIKALVGSSPSNFSDNKNPSRKKFPVVALVLLPFSGFFLLVALGFLLWGRRGQSKKRDTKLGHFGSLSSGDMDAFYIPGLPRRFDLEELEVATDGFKTLIGSGGFGAVYKAVLPDKTVVAVKKIMNLGVQGKKDFCTEIAIIGNIHHANLVKLKGFCAQGRQRLLVYEYMNRGSLDRSLFGTGPVLEWQERLDIALGTARGLAYLHSGCEQKIIHCDVKPENILLHDQFQAKISDFGLSKLLTPEQSSLFTTMRGTRGYLAPEWLTNSAISEKTDVYSFGMVLLELVSGRKNTLRLQSHSLNNSGSGGGQSSSSSVSLLVYFPLFALEMHEQGRYLELVDLRLEGRVTSEEVEKFVRVALCCVQEDPTLRPSMNTVVGMLEGGIPLGQPNLESLNFLRFIGRGFAEASMIDEGTDQNDRVLYPEAYASTATMGSRTFFSYVSSQQVSGPR, via the coding sequence ATGGGGTCCTTCTTATTCATCCCTACCGTTTTcttaccttttcttctcttcattCTCGTCTCCGGTGGTTCTTTCTCAGAGTTCATATACCCGGACTTCTCAGCTTCTCACTTCCACTTCATTGACAACGCCGGTGCCTTCTTGTCCTCTCGAAATGGAACATTTAAAGCTGCTATTGTCAATCCGGATGCTAATCAACTTAACTTCTATTTGTGCATCATCCATACGGCATCCAACACCATCATCTGGACTGCTAATCGTGACGCTTCCATCTCGGCTTCTGCTGAGATGAATCTTACGGCTAAAGGTATTAGCATCTCAGATGACGATGGTAATCCTGTATGGTCAACTCCACAATTCAAGTCATCAGTTTCTGCATTATTGCTGAATGAAATGGGTAATCTTATCCTTCTTGATCAGTTCAATCGTTCCCTTTGGGAAAGTTTTCAAAACGCAACAGATACGATTGTGAATGGGCAACACTTACCAGTTGGGTCTTTTCTGTCCAGTACTCTATCGAATTTTTCAACTGGTGATTACAGGCTCGTACTAAGTGGTTCTGATGCAATACTGCAATGGCATGGACAGACATATTGGAAATTGTCAATGGATACAAGTGCTTATACAAACTCAAACACTATAGTGGAGTACATGGCCATTAACGGAAGAGGTCTTCAACTGCTTGGTCGTAATGGAACAGTGGTTGTGATTCAGGTGCTCTTATCACCCTCTGAGTTTCGTATTGCCAAGTTGGATTCCTCTGGCAAATTCATTGTCCAAAGATTTTCTGGTACAGACTGGAAGCAAGAATTTGTTGGGCCAGCCGGTGATTGTCAAATTCCATCTGTTTGTGGCAGACTTGGTTTGTGTACTGCATCCACCACCCATAGTTGTTCATGCCCTGCAAACTTCCTTGTAGGTTCACAAGATACAGGTGGTTGTGTGCCAAGTGGTTCTTATTCATTGCCGGTTCCTTGCAACTCAACCGATAACAGTAGTCAATTAAATTCACCAGCCGTCTCATATTTCAGGCTTGACTACGGTACGGATTATTTTTCCAATATTTTCTCTGATCCTGTAAGATATGGTGTCAATTTGTCAACCTGTCAAGATCTCTGCTCAAAAGACTGCTCTTGCTTGGGAATTTTCTATGGAAATTCATCTGGTTCTTGCTATACACTTAAAGATGATTTGGGTTCCATTTTTGTGAGTGAAGGTGCTCAAAATGAcctgttgggctacatcaaagcTCTTGTTGGATCTTCTCCATCAAACTTCAGTGATAATAAGAATCCTAGTAGAAAAAAGTTTCCTGTAGTTGCTCTGGTGCTTTTGCCATTCAGTGGGTTCTTTCTGTTGGTAGCTCTAGGTTTCCTCTTGTGGGGAAGACGGGGACAATCAAAGAAAAGAGACACAAAATTGGGGCATTTTGGGTCACTTTCCTCAGGAGATATGGATGCTTTCTACATCCCCGGTTTACCTAggaggtttgatcttgaagaacttgAAGTGGCTACAGATGGTTTCAAGACCCTGATCGGTTCAGGTGGGTTTGGTGCTGTGTATAAGGCTGTTCTACCTGATAAAACTGTTGTGGCTGTaaaaaagataatgaatttagGTGTTCAAGGGAAAAAGGATTTCTGCACCGAGATTGCAATAATTGGTAATATTCACCATGCCAATTTGGTCAAATTGAAAGGGTTTTGTGCCCAAGGGAGACAACGCCTTCTGGTTTATGAGTATATGAATCGTGGCTCACTTGACCGGAGTCTTTTTGGCACTGGACCAGTCTTAGAATGGCAAGAGAGGCTTGACATAGCACTAGGGACAGCACGTGGGCTTGCATACCTGCACAGTGGATGCGAACAGAAGATAATCCACTGTGATGTCAAGCCAGAGAACATTCTCTTGCATGACCAATTTCAGGCAAAGATCTCAGATTTTGGTCTTTCAAAGCTTTTAACTCCTGAACAGTCTAGTCTGTTTACAACTATGAGAGGCACACGGGGTTATCTTGCACCAGAATGGCTAACTAATTCTGCAATCTCGGAAAAAACTGATGTCTATAGTTTTGGAATGGTACTTCTTGAACTTGTGAGTGGTAGGAAAAATACATTACGACTGCAAAGCCATAGCCTGAATAACAGTGGGAGTGGTGGCGGCcagtcatcatcatcatccgtGTCATTACTTGTTTATTTTCCTCTATTTGCACTGGAGATGCATGAGCAGGGGAGGTACTTGGAGCTTGTTGACTTGAGATTGGAGGGACGGGTGACAAGTGAAGAAGTGGAGAAATTTGTGCGTGTCGCATTGTGCTGTGTTCAGGAGGATCCAACACTCAGGCCAAGTATGAATACGGTTGTTGGCATGCTGGAAGGTGGGATCCCTTTAGGTCAGCCAAATTTGGAATCATTGAATTTCTTGCGCTTTATTGGGCGTGGGTTCGCTGAGGCTTCTATGATAGATGAGGGAACTGATCAAAATGACAGAGTGTTGTATCCAGAAGCATATGCTTCAACAGCAACAATGGGCTCGCGTACTTTCTTCTCTTACGTCTCTTCACAGCAGGTTTCAGGCCCAAGATAG